One Natrinema longum genomic window carries:
- a CDS encoding tyrosine-type recombinase/integrase: MTAVAITDAVDAYLQRKAVGDPDSSGAGAYAANAESILRRWAEWLEREHEIGSIVALSVEHMRAYATELRRRTERGEYTASTADTYYAVVRAFLSWCVRGGILEDNPAARDRAEAALPTAETRSPNDSWTADRRRELEGYVRERAIEAGTRSTRERRTRLREYAMVAVLAHSSVRGAELFRAPEDDRRTGATWDDVDFYTGTIRVLGKSQRLEDVPLPARARTPLRRYRVVLDPPSNDWPLFPTGHAPSIASQVRASLRERGYDESEIDALFADATAVELARERSIAPPAITTEGARSVLKRLCEGAGVDVDGNYLTPRGVRRAETDDPYRREATASKPTLRASVLEQSIAVPADRPLIRDIDAGSHDESTETD; encoded by the coding sequence GTGACCGCGGTCGCGATCACGGACGCGGTCGACGCCTATCTCCAGCGAAAGGCCGTCGGCGATCCCGATAGTTCGGGTGCGGGTGCCTACGCCGCCAACGCCGAATCGATCCTCCGGCGATGGGCCGAGTGGCTCGAGCGAGAACACGAGATCGGCTCGATCGTCGCGCTGTCGGTCGAGCACATGCGCGCCTACGCCACGGAACTGCGTCGTCGAACCGAACGCGGGGAGTACACTGCGTCGACCGCCGACACCTACTACGCCGTGGTGCGGGCGTTTCTCTCGTGGTGTGTCCGCGGCGGGATCCTCGAGGACAATCCCGCGGCGCGCGACCGCGCCGAGGCTGCGCTACCGACGGCCGAGACGCGGTCGCCGAACGACTCCTGGACGGCCGATCGACGCCGCGAACTCGAAGGATACGTCAGGGAGCGGGCGATCGAGGCCGGCACGCGTTCGACGAGGGAGCGACGCACGCGGTTGCGCGAGTACGCGATGGTGGCCGTCCTCGCCCACTCGAGCGTCCGCGGGGCCGAACTGTTCCGAGCGCCCGAAGACGACCGACGCACGGGGGCGACTTGGGACGACGTCGACTTCTATACCGGGACGATCCGCGTGCTGGGGAAGTCCCAGCGCCTCGAGGACGTTCCCCTCCCCGCCCGTGCCCGGACGCCGTTGCGTCGGTACCGGGTCGTGCTCGATCCGCCGTCGAACGACTGGCCGCTGTTTCCCACGGGGCACGCGCCGTCGATCGCGAGTCAGGTGCGAGCGAGCCTGCGCGAACGGGGGTACGACGAGAGCGAGATCGACGCCCTGTTCGCGGACGCGACGGCGGTGGAACTCGCACGCGAGCGGTCGATCGCGCCGCCAGCGATCACGACCGAGGGTGCCCGATCGGTGTTGAAGCGCCTCTGTGAAGGGGCCGGCGTCGACGTCGACGGGAACTACCTGACGCCACGGGGCGTCCGTCGAGCGGAGACGGACGATCCGTATCGACGCGAGGCGACGGCATCGAAGCCGACGCTTCGGGCATCGGTACTCGAGCAGTCGATCGCCGTGCCGGCAGACCGGCCGTTGATTCGCGATATCGACGCGGGGTCCCACGACGAGTCGACGGAAACCGACTGA
- a CDS encoding proton-conducting transporter membrane subunit — translation MVEDIRPLAAVLVSAVAIALIVASHRRPNLREGWSVLAALTKFGIVVSMLPAVMGGETFRWSLADSTGIQFLAGVDFALRADPLGIFFALLASFLWIFTSFYATGYMRGLDEHSQTRFFASFAASLSAAVGIAFAANLVTIFVFYELLSLVTYPLVAHNEDSEARIAGRKYLTYTFFGGGVFLLAGTVMIYWLTSVVGDPTLAFEAGGMEALAAAAQAEPVYAQAAFFLLIAGFGVKAALMPLHSWLADAMVAPTPVSGLLHAVAVVKSGAFGIARVILEVYGPGLIHDLPLDVPGIGEVGLNIPVALVAAFTLTAASIIAMRKDHLKRRLAYSTTAQLSYIVLGLSMLHPYAMVGALFHIPAHAFAKLTLFFCAGAIHVETHTDYISEMAGIGKRMPLTMAAFTVGAAGMAGLPPIAGFVSKFYMLIGAGAMGGEYWLFAAALLLSAVLNVAYFWPVVYTAFFESEDRHDAKPLLEFPRGGLRRSYGPDQPDDGIATDGGEKGRPDREPTDSPEVSDTEPTAQPDGDAEYAVDKYPSDHTTADAGDASTDTTSAADRPGDDDRTGHDDAVDQDDAADHHDDAVGVVDHHGDRDDHLTGGPPADGWQRHSPVTESTWLMLAPIAVIATGAIVLGIGPDYAVFLELATRIVEGVFGMPFEELGTVPLDELVTEVTD, via the coding sequence ATGGTCGAAGACATCCGACCGCTCGCCGCCGTGTTGGTGTCGGCGGTCGCCATCGCCCTGATCGTCGCGTCGCATCGCCGGCCGAACCTCCGCGAAGGATGGTCCGTGCTGGCCGCACTCACGAAGTTCGGGATCGTCGTCAGCATGCTCCCCGCGGTCATGGGCGGCGAAACCTTCCGGTGGAGTCTCGCCGACTCGACGGGGATCCAGTTCCTCGCGGGAGTCGACTTCGCCCTGCGTGCCGATCCACTGGGGATCTTCTTCGCCTTGCTCGCGAGTTTCCTCTGGATCTTCACGTCCTTTTATGCAACGGGCTACATGCGCGGGCTCGACGAACACTCCCAGACGCGCTTTTTCGCTTCCTTCGCGGCTAGCCTCTCGGCCGCCGTCGGGATCGCGTTCGCCGCGAACCTGGTGACCATCTTCGTCTTCTACGAACTGCTGTCGCTGGTGACCTACCCGCTGGTCGCCCACAACGAGGACAGCGAGGCCCGCATCGCCGGCCGGAAGTACCTCACGTACACGTTCTTCGGCGGCGGGGTCTTCCTGCTCGCCGGCACGGTCATGATCTATTGGCTGACGAGCGTGGTCGGCGACCCGACGCTGGCCTTCGAGGCCGGCGGGATGGAGGCACTCGCGGCGGCTGCCCAGGCAGAACCGGTCTACGCACAGGCCGCCTTCTTCCTCCTGATCGCCGGCTTCGGCGTCAAGGCCGCGCTGATGCCCTTACACTCGTGGCTCGCCGACGCGATGGTCGCGCCCACCCCCGTCTCCGGGCTGCTCCACGCCGTCGCAGTCGTCAAATCCGGTGCGTTCGGCATCGCTCGGGTCATCCTCGAGGTCTACGGGCCCGGACTGATTCACGACCTGCCACTGGACGTGCCAGGTATCGGCGAGGTCGGGTTGAACATTCCGGTCGCGCTCGTCGCCGCGTTCACGCTGACCGCTGCGAGCATCATCGCGATGCGCAAGGATCACCTCAAGCGCCGGCTCGCCTACTCGACGACGGCACAGCTGTCCTACATCGTCCTCGGGCTCTCGATGCTCCATCCCTACGCGATGGTGGGGGCTCTCTTCCACATTCCGGCACACGCCTTCGCGAAGCTCACCCTGTTCTTCTGTGCCGGCGCGATCCACGTCGAGACCCACACCGACTACATCAGCGAGATGGCCGGCATCGGCAAACGGATGCCGCTGACGATGGCTGCCTTTACGGTCGGTGCGGCCGGCATGGCCGGGCTGCCCCCGATCGCCGGCTTCGTCAGCAAGTTCTACATGCTGATCGGTGCCGGTGCCATGGGCGGCGAGTACTGGCTGTTCGCCGCCGCATTGCTCCTCTCGGCGGTCCTCAACGTCGCGTACTTCTGGCCGGTCGTCTACACCGCGTTCTTCGAGAGCGAGGACCGCCACGACGCGAAACCGCTCCTCGAGTTCCCCCGAGGCGGCCTGCGCCGTTCGTACGGTCCCGATCAACCGGACGACGGCATCGCTACGGATGGCGGTGAGAAGGGCCGACCCGACCGGGAACCGACGGACTCCCCGGAGGTGTCCGATACGGAACCCACAGCCCAACCGGACGGCGACGCCGAGTACGCCGTCGACAAATACCCGAGCGATCACACAACCGCCGACGCGGGGGACGCGTCGACCGATACAACTTCCGCCGCCGATCGCCCCGGTGACGACGACCGCACGGGCCACGACGACGCCGTCGATCAGGACGACGCTGCCGACCACCACGACGACGCCGTCGGCGTCGTCGACCACCACGGCGACCGCGACGATCACCTCACGGGCGGGCCGCCCGCCGACGGCTGGCAACGACACTCGCCGGTTACCGAGAGTACGTGGCTCATGCTCGCGCCGATCGCCGTGATCGCGACCGGCGCGATCGTCCTCGGGATCGGCCCCGATTACGCCGTCTTCCTCGAGTTAGCGACCCGGATCGTCGAGGGCGTCTTCGGGATGCCGTTCGAGGAGCTAGGAACCGTTCCCCTCGACGAACTCGTGACGGAGGTGACCGACTAA
- a CDS encoding FAS1-like dehydratase domain-containing protein: MTQPIEGETRTFERTFTVEDVQQFAALSGDDQPRHTEPDEDGRVMVQGLLTATLPTKMGSDAEVLASTMEFNFHQPVYTGESITCRSTYDTVVERADRYEFTSDVVCENEAGETVLTATTEGIILKDA; encoded by the coding sequence ATGACTCAGCCAATCGAGGGCGAGACGAGAACGTTCGAGCGAACGTTCACGGTCGAAGACGTCCAGCAGTTCGCAGCGCTCTCCGGTGATGACCAACCCCGACACACCGAACCGGACGAGGACGGGCGAGTGATGGTACAGGGATTGTTGACCGCGACCCTGCCGACGAAAATGGGGAGCGATGCCGAAGTGTTGGCCAGTACGATGGAGTTTAACTTCCACCAGCCAGTCTACACTGGCGAATCGATCACGTGTCGATCGACGTACGACACAGTCGTCGAACGAGCGGACCGCTACGAATTCACCTCGGACGTCGTTTGTGAGAACGAGGCCGGTGAGACCGTGTTGACCGCGACGACCGAGGGAATCATTCTGAAGGACGCGTGA
- a CDS encoding Na(+)/H(+) antiporter subunit D, producing the protein MALDVLSMAYPPLLVFAAAVLVLVLPRIAGFAVGALSLAAVLAVSLVAPEGQHLAGTFLGFEVVPFYVDDFSRMVGLGLGFLGVCSVIYAYSSEASKTLVAFALVYVASSIGAAFAGDWLVLLFMWELMAVTSTLVVWHYGGEAVRAGFRYALFHGTGGVLVMMAVAVHYIQAGTFVYDAGGIADGVPALLAVLGMGVNVAFIGVHTWLPDTYPRPHIAASVFLSVYTTKTSAFVLYRAFPVGSESDLSIYVAYMGGLMAVYGATFALLQHDMRALLSYHIQAQLGYIVAAIGIGSNLAVAGAMSHLFNNILFKSLLFMAVGVVIYRTGKEDLYDLGGLWREMPLTAVGFGLGALSITAIPGFNGYVSKGMIFDAADPGYYGQPEYQALYWLLWLGAIGTLLSFIKLGYYVFFHGESDLEVADAKPGQTVAMLGLGGACLLFGVWWQGLADLAPTIHGSDFAFAYSGGEGHLHPYSPSHLETAGILTGVAAVVFVVVRKPLSKLDLGDPAMVVYPATYSVSRWTMLAVTETYAAVDRAVVGAVTRCYWIGNNPVLAVDAAAGRLPNWLVDVDERQPTDGGRPSTIHLRTGIGTTVLLLTLLLTVLLWLLV; encoded by the coding sequence ATGGCACTCGACGTCCTGTCGATGGCCTACCCGCCGTTGCTCGTCTTCGCGGCGGCGGTGCTCGTGCTCGTCCTCCCCCGAATCGCCGGCTTCGCCGTCGGCGCGCTCAGCCTCGCGGCCGTCCTGGCGGTCTCGCTCGTCGCACCCGAGGGCCAGCATCTGGCCGGGACCTTCCTCGGCTTCGAGGTCGTCCCCTTCTACGTCGACGACTTCTCCCGGATGGTCGGCCTCGGCCTCGGTTTCCTCGGGGTCTGTAGCGTCATCTACGCCTACTCGAGCGAGGCCAGTAAGACGCTGGTCGCGTTCGCGCTCGTCTACGTCGCCTCGTCGATCGGGGCGGCCTTCGCCGGCGACTGGCTCGTCCTCCTGTTCATGTGGGAGTTGATGGCCGTCACCAGCACGCTCGTGGTCTGGCACTACGGCGGCGAGGCGGTTCGGGCTGGCTTCCGGTACGCGCTGTTCCACGGCACCGGCGGTGTACTCGTGATGATGGCGGTCGCCGTCCACTACATCCAGGCGGGCACGTTCGTCTACGACGCGGGCGGTATCGCTGACGGCGTTCCGGCCTTGCTCGCCGTACTCGGGATGGGCGTCAACGTCGCCTTCATCGGCGTCCACACGTGGCTCCCCGACACCTACCCGCGACCCCACATCGCGGCGTCGGTGTTCCTCTCGGTCTATACGACCAAGACGAGCGCGTTCGTCCTCTACCGGGCGTTCCCCGTCGGGAGCGAGAGCGATCTCTCGATCTACGTCGCCTACATGGGCGGCCTGATGGCCGTCTACGGCGCGACCTTCGCCTTGCTCCAACACGACATGCGGGCGCTGTTGTCCTATCACATCCAGGCCCAGCTCGGCTACATCGTCGCCGCGATCGGGATCGGCTCCAATCTCGCCGTCGCCGGCGCGATGAGCCACCTCTTCAACAATATCCTCTTCAAGAGCCTGCTGTTCATGGCCGTCGGCGTGGTCATCTACCGCACGGGTAAAGAGGATCTGTACGACCTCGGCGGGCTCTGGCGCGAGATGCCACTGACCGCGGTCGGGTTCGGCCTCGGGGCGCTCTCGATCACTGCGATCCCCGGCTTCAACGGCTACGTCAGTAAGGGGATGATCTTCGACGCCGCCGATCCGGGCTACTACGGCCAGCCCGAGTACCAGGCGCTGTACTGGCTGCTCTGGCTCGGTGCGATCGGAACCCTACTTTCCTTTATCAAGCTCGGCTACTACGTCTTCTTCCACGGCGAAAGCGATCTCGAGGTCGCCGACGCCAAACCCGGCCAGACCGTCGCGATGCTCGGGTTGGGCGGTGCCTGTCTCCTCTTTGGCGTCTGGTGGCAGGGACTGGCCGACCTCGCGCCGACGATTCACGGGAGCGATTTCGCCTTCGCGTACTCCGGCGGCGAGGGCCACCTCCACCCTTACAGTCCGTCTCACCTCGAGACAGCGGGGATCCTGACGGGGGTGGCAGCGGTCGTCTTCGTCGTCGTCCGGAAACCGCTCTCGAAGCTCGATCTCGGCGATCCGGCGATGGTCGTCTACCCGGCGACCTACAGCGTCAGCCGCTGGACGATGCTCGCCGTTACCGAGACCTACGCTGCCGTGGACCGGGCCGTCGTGGGCGCGGTCACGCGCTGTTACTGGATCGGCAACAATCCCGTCCTCGCGGTCGACGCGGCCGCCGGCCGGCTTCCAAACTGGCTGGTCGACGTCGACGAGCGCCAGCCGACCGACGGCGGTCGCCCGTCCACGATCCACCTCCGGACGGGCATCGGGACGACCGTCCTCCTCTTGACGCTCCTCCTGACGGTGCTCCTCTGGCTGCTCGTCTAG